Proteins from a genomic interval of Streptomyces sp. NBC_00820:
- a CDS encoding PucR family transcriptional regulator: protein MPLLTTDTLRCAASSMVPDMDALTGSVALSITAELPELVQDARTEEVFRSTVLDNVVTALRVLSTGRDDEEFEAPPVTLEFARRLAQQGVPITALLRAYRIGQAVFQQRVIARIAAQDVTAEQVAGATMALSSLVFSFIDRVSEQVVAAYVLERDTWMRHRNAMRLARVQALLDGRSCDTEELDTVIGFSSARPMVGVVVWCGRETAEPDRLGRLERHLDRLASCLGTGPRSALSVAPDDSTLWAWIPCRAVDLASVTARMDDAPGGVRATVGDPGAGLDGFRVSHRQARQAQTIALAAGPGHALPLLTSSQLGPLALVSAEVRDLRTWVGSVLGGLAADDENCARMRETVWSYLSSGSSLNTAAAELHLHKNTIQYRIRKAEETRGRPISEGRIDVEVALLACRLLGSTVLRPVPPVPPSHR from the coding sequence GTGCCTCTGCTGACGACGGACACACTCCGGTGCGCCGCCTCCTCCATGGTGCCGGACATGGACGCCCTGACCGGCTCCGTCGCGTTGTCGATCACGGCGGAACTCCCGGAGCTCGTCCAGGACGCGAGGACCGAGGAGGTCTTTCGGAGCACGGTGCTCGACAACGTCGTGACGGCGCTGCGCGTACTGAGTACCGGCCGTGACGACGAGGAGTTCGAAGCCCCGCCGGTCACACTGGAGTTCGCCCGGCGGCTCGCGCAGCAAGGTGTCCCGATCACGGCCCTGCTGCGGGCCTACCGGATCGGCCAGGCGGTCTTCCAGCAGCGGGTCATCGCCCGGATAGCGGCCCAGGACGTCACCGCGGAACAGGTCGCGGGCGCGACGATGGCACTGTCGTCGCTGGTCTTCTCCTTCATCGACCGGGTGTCCGAGCAGGTGGTCGCCGCGTACGTGCTGGAGCGCGACACCTGGATGCGGCACCGCAACGCCATGCGGCTCGCCCGGGTCCAGGCGCTGCTCGACGGCAGGAGTTGCGACACGGAGGAACTCGACACCGTGATCGGCTTCTCGTCCGCGCGGCCGATGGTGGGCGTGGTCGTGTGGTGCGGCCGTGAGACCGCCGAGCCGGACCGGCTGGGCAGACTGGAACGGCACCTGGACCGGCTGGCGTCCTGTCTGGGGACCGGCCCGCGGTCGGCCCTGTCCGTCGCGCCCGACGACTCGACCCTGTGGGCGTGGATACCGTGCAGGGCCGTCGACCTCGCGTCCGTGACCGCGCGCATGGACGACGCGCCCGGCGGCGTACGGGCGACCGTGGGGGATCCGGGGGCGGGGCTCGACGGGTTCCGCGTCAGCCATCGTCAGGCACGTCAGGCCCAGACGATCGCCCTCGCCGCCGGTCCCGGTCACGCACTCCCCCTCCTGACGTCGTCCCAGCTCGGCCCGCTCGCGCTGGTGTCAGCGGAGGTACGGGACCTGCGCACGTGGGTGGGGTCGGTGCTCGGTGGTCTCGCCGCCGACGACGAGAACTGCGCCCGTATGCGGGAGACGGTGTGGTCCTACCTGTCCAGCGGCAGCAGCCTCAACACCGCCGCGGCCGAACTGCACCTGCACAAGAACACCATCCAGTACCGGATCCGGAAGGCGGAGGAGACGCGCGGCCGGCCGATCTCCGAGGGCCGCATCGACGTGGAGGTCGCCCTGCTGGCCTGCCGGCTGCTCGG